A window from Chroicocephalus ridibundus chromosome 19, bChrRid1.1, whole genome shotgun sequence encodes these proteins:
- the MTF1 gene encoding metal regulatory transcription factor 1: MGENSPDGSAIYYEAEEDDLTQDDNMMRFADKNGMVSSSSGTVYDRTTVLIEQDHSVLEDDEDEGQCGDHLPFLPEGHEEGFHLIADHEGMSQGYVQHIISPDQIHLTINPGSTPMPRNIEGATLTLQSECPETKLKEVKRYQCTFEGCPRTYSTAGNLRTHQKTHRGEYTFVCNQEGCGKAFLTSYSLKIHVRVHTKEKPFECDVQGCEKAFNTLYRLKAHQRLHTGKTFNCESEGCSKYFTTHSDLRKHIRTHTGEKPFRCEHDGCGKAFAASHHLKTHVRTHTGEKPFFCPSNGCEKTFSTQYSLKSHMKGHEKGHSYNALPNNNVSEDTSHSLCLSDLSLISTDSELRENSNPTHGQDLSTISPASIFESMFQSPDHTANQDDSQQTAALIEGFNGDADSVTAVPPSAGDSASLSLPLVLQLGISEPSHSALQASAAPAAPSSIGTSSQQAAFGNPATVLQSPEVPVPHSTQFAASHQDFLQHTQTPPQPIVQGLSVVAGASAPTASSATEPLPAVVQTVPVGANSVLTSNPTITITPSQSTAILQSSIVMGEQNLQWILNGATGSPQSQEQMPQVPKVVEKVFFTTALPVAGNTGNAVQQIGLSVPVIIIKQEEACQCQCACRDSAKDKATVKKECSSPDSKALEQPAPQLQPQTFPSSSPSPSCGQGSQIVNPSDSQTETLSAMDVSDFLSLQSPETPSNIIPIEALLQGEEEIGLNSSFSK, encoded by the exons ATGGGGGAGAACAGTCCCGACGGCAGCGCTATCTACTATGAAGCGGAGGAAGACGATTTAACCCAAGATGACAATATGATGAGGTTCGCTGATAAAAACGGGATGGTTTCTTCATCATCTGGGACGGTCTACGACAGGACAACTGTTCTAATAGAGCAGGACCACAGCGTGTTGGAAGATGATGAGGATGAAGGACAATGTGGTGATCACTTGCCTTTTTTACCAGAGGGTCATGAAGAAGGATTTCATTTAATAGCAGATCATGAAGGAATGTCCCAGGGTTATGTGCAACATATTATTTCTCCAGATCAGATTCACCTAACAATAAATCCTGGTTCAACTCCTATGCCAAGAAATATCGAAGGAGCAACGCTCACTTTGCAGTCTGAATGCCCAGAAACTAAGCTTAAAGAA GTTAAGAGATACCAGTGCACCTTTGAGGGCTGCCCACGCACCTATAGCACTGCCGGAAACCTGCGCACTCACCAAAAGACACATCGTGGGGAATACACGTTTGTCTGCAATCAAGAAGGCTGTGGCAAGGCCTTTCTTACCTCCTACAGCCTCAAAATCCACGTTCGAGTGCACACTAAGGAAAAGCCGTTTGAATGTGATGTGCAGGGCTGTGAAAAGGCATTCAATACACTGTACAG GTTGAAAGCACATCAGAGGCTTCACACAGGGAAAACGTTTAACTGTGAATCAGAAGGCTGCAGTAAATACTTCACAACGCACAGTGACCTGAGGAAGCACATTCGAACACACacaggagaaaagccatttcG GTGTGAGCATGACGGCTGTGGAAAGGCTTTTGCTGCGAGCCACCACCTTAAAACACATGTTAGGACACATACTG GGGAGAAACCCTTCTTCTGTCCCAGTAACGGCTGTGAGAAGACTTTTAGTACACAGTATAGTCTCAAGAGTCACATGAAAGGTCATGAGAAAGGACATTCCTATAATGCACTTCCCAATAACAATGTGTCTGAG gaTACAAGCCACTCGCTTTGTCTGAGCGACTTAAGCCTCATATCAACAGATTCAGAATTGCGGGAGAACTCTAATCCG ACACACGGACAAGACCTTAGCACAATCTCACCAGCAAGCATCTTTGAGTCTATGTTTCAGAGCCCAGATCATACTGCAAATCAGGATGACTCTCAGCAGACAG CTGCCTTGATTGAAGGTTTTAATGGCGATGCAGACTCAGTCACTGCTGTTCCACCTTCTGCAGGAGACTCGGCGTCGTTGTCTCTTCCACTTGTACTGCAGCTTGGCATCTCTGAGCCTTCGCATTCAGCACTACAAGCCTCAGCAGcacctgctgctccctcctccatAGGAACCAGCTCACAGCAAGCTGCATTTGGAAATCCTGCAACTGTTTTACAATCCCCAGAAGTGCCTGTTCCTCACAGCACACAGTTTGCGGCCAGTCACCAAGACTTCCTGCAGCACACTCAGACACCGCCACAGCCCATCGTACAAGGACTTTCGGTGGTTGCTGGGGCATCTGCCCCAACAGCATCGAGTGCCACTGAGCCCCTGCCAGCTGTAGTTCAGACTGTGCCTGTTGGTGCGAACTCTGTTCTGACCAGTAATCCGACTATAACAATTACTCCTTCTCAGAGCACCGCTATTCTGCAGTCCAGCATTGTCATGGGAGAGCAAAACTTGCAATGGATCTTAAATGGTGCCACTGGTTCTCCGCAAAGCCAAGAACAAATG ccaCAAGTTCCAAAAGTAgtagaaaaggttttttttaccACTGCATTACCAGTAGCTGGCAACACAG GAAACGCTGTTCAGCAGATTGGTCTCAGTGTTCCTGTCATTATTATAAAGCAGGAGGAGGCCTGCCAGTGTCAGTGTGCCTGCCGAGACTCTGCCAAGGATAAAGCCACCGTTAAGAAGGAATGTTCCTCACCTGATTCAAAAGCTTTGGAGcagccagctccccagctgcagcctcagacctttccttcctcttccccttctccttcctgtgGGCAGGGCAGTCAGATAGTTAACCCTTCAGACTCGCAGACTGAAACGTTAAGTGCCATGGATGTATCGGACTTTCTGTCCCTCCAAAGCCCTGAAACCCCATCTAATATAATTCCAATCGAAGCACTACTGCAGGGTGAGGAAGAAATTGGTTTGAATAGCAGCTTCTCTAAGTGA